In Deltaproteobacteria bacterium CG2_30_66_27, a single genomic region encodes these proteins:
- a CDS encoding DUF2191 domain-containing protein — protein sequence MGRTNVVLDDKLVEEAKKLSGEKSSRGIIDLALREFVSGKKRKGILAWEGKFRWEGDLDRMRRPR from the coding sequence ATGGGACGGACGAACGTCGTACTGGATGACAAGCTCGTCGAGGAGGCGAAGAAACTCTCCGGGGAGAAGTCCTCGCGCGGGATCATCGATCTCGCGCTTCGGGAGTTCGTCTCCGGGAAGAAGCGCAAGGGAATCCTTGCCTGGGAAGGAAAATTCCGCTGGGAAGGCGACCTCGACCGGATGCGTCGTCCCCGGTGA
- a CDS encoding molybdopterin-guanine dinucleotide biosynthesis protein B, whose translation MKKPYAIAVVGNSGAGKTTLLERLIPALKGKGVRVGVVKHDAHRFDIDHPGKDSHRLTAAGADTMMITSAEKLAMVKRHAASPPIEELLKRYFSDMDLVLVEGFRGSSLPKIEVHRKAFHPELICRGERNDPALAAVASDESLALDVPVLDLNDPEAIAEFIASFVSGIDVKP comes from the coding sequence ATGAAAAAACCGTACGCCATCGCGGTCGTAGGAAACTCGGGGGCGGGGAAGACGACCCTGCTGGAGCGGCTGATCCCGGCGTTGAAGGGTAAAGGGGTGCGGGTGGGGGTGGTGAAGCACGACGCGCACCGGTTCGACATCGACCACCCGGGGAAGGACAGCCACCGGCTTACAGCGGCCGGCGCCGACACGATGATGATCACCTCGGCGGAAAAGTTGGCGATGGTGAAGCGGCACGCCGCCTCCCCCCCGATCGAGGAACTGCTCAAGCGCTACTTCAGCGATATGGATCTCGTCCTCGTCGAAGGGTTCCGGGGGAGCTCCCTCCCGAAGATCGAGGTCCATCGGAAGGCGTTCCACCCCGAGCTCATCTGCCGCGGCGAACGGAACGATCCCGCCCTGGCGGCGGTGGCCAGCGACGAGTCGCTCGCCCTGGACGTCCCCGTCCTCGACCTGAACGACCCAGAAGCGATCGCGGAGTTCATCGCGTCCTTCGTGTCCGGGATCGACGTCAAACCTTAA